One window of the Chanos chanos chromosome 11, fChaCha1.1, whole genome shotgun sequence genome contains the following:
- the apela gene encoding apelin receptor early endogenous ligand codes for MRFFHLLYLLLLLITFLLLADAQKYGTDPDFLNLRKKYRRNCLYKRCIPLHIKVPIP; via the exons ATGCGATTCTTTCATCTGCTCTACCTTCTTCTGTTGCTGATCACCTTCCTGCTGCTTGCAGACGCCCAGAAATATGGTACGGA TCCAGATTTCCTGAATCTAAGGAAAAAGTATCGAAGAAACTGCTTGTACAAACGGTGTATTCCTCTTCACATTAAAGTCCCCATTCCTTga
- the tmem192 gene encoding transmembrane protein 192 gives MDSKRPTSHLNNSSGDITLSVDDDPLIDGPLISQDALESAMKREFQKLPTSWIAGLMSFVHVVYVSVCVVLATLCWLTETYSTECSAVLSQVDSRTFVILGKVVVWFLFFIFERTVQYHHSAARQRGYLQFYRATRDLKRAPLLLNSIGNAAVLAVLSFESPLEKKVKNLSVYLLLVVIILELLVSVSVLIIYTVRVVKFNTERPSPDISQEEQSHAYSNHGFLTHTETGFRDGSSLEEVVEKQADLIEYLKQHNTSLSKRILALTSQQIRE, from the exons atgGACTCTAAAAGACCTACGTCCCATttg AACAACTCGTCCGGTGATATCACGCTCAGCGTGGATGACGACCCTTTGATTGATGGCCCGCTTATATCTCAGGATGCATTAGAATCGGCCATGAAGAGGGAGTTTCAGAAGCTGCCCACGTCTTGGATAGCAGGCCTAATGTCGTTTGTACAT gtggtgtatgtgagtgtgtgtgtggttttggcaACGTTGTGCTGGTTGACGGAAACTTACTCGACAGAATGTTCTGCAGTATTGAGCCAAGTAGACTCAAGGACCTTTGTCATTTTGGGCAAG GTGGTTGTctggtttcttttcttcatctttgAGAGAACAGTTCAGTATCATCACAGTGCAGCCAGGCAAAGAGGTTACCTGCAGTTTTACAGAGCGACACGTGACCTCAAACGAGCGCCCCTGCTCTTAAACTCAATAG GTAACGCTGCTGTACTTGCGGTGCTGTCTTTTGAATCGCCGTTGGAGAAAAAAGTGAAGAATCTCTCTGTGTACCTGCTGCTGGTAGTCATCATTTTGGAGCTGctggtgtcagtcagtgtgttaatCATAtacacag ttcgTGTTGTGAAGTTTAACACAGAGCGTCCGAGCCCAGACATCAGTCAAGAGGAGCAATCTCATGCGTACTCTAACCATggcttcctcacacacactgagactggcttcag GGACGGGTCCAgtctggaggaggtggtggagaaaCAAGCTGATCTGATCGAGTATctgaaacaacacaacacatcactgaGCAAAAGAATCCTGGCACTCACCTCTCAACAGATACGAGAATAA